From Medicago truncatula cultivar Jemalong A17 chromosome 7, MtrunA17r5.0-ANR, whole genome shotgun sequence, a single genomic window includes:
- the LOC120576892 gene encoding 60S ribosomal protein L35a-1: protein MVKGRQGERVRLYVRGTILGYKRSKVNQYPNTSLVQIEGVNTKEEVAWYAGKKMAYIYKAKVKKNGTHYRCIWGKVTRPHGNSGIVRAKFKSNLPPKSMGSRVRVFMYPSNI from the exons ATGGTGAAGGGACGTCAAGGAGAGCGAGTCAG GCTTTATGTGAGGGGTACAATCCTTGGATACAAAAG ATCCAAAGTAAACCAGTACCCAAACACATCTCTGGTCCAAATTGAAGGAGTGAACACCAAAGAAGAGGTAGCTTGGTATGCCGGCAAGAAAATGGCATATATCTACAAGGCCAAGGTGAAGAAGAACGGAACCCATTACCGTTGCATATGGGGCAAGGTTACAAGGCCTCATGGTAACAGTGGTATTGTTCGTGccaaattcaaatcaaatctTCCTCCCAAATCAATG GGATCTCGCGTAAGAGTATTTATGTACCCAAGTAACATATGA